The following proteins are encoded in a genomic region of Aquifex aeolicus VF5:
- the folK gene encoding 2-amino-4-hydroxy-6-hydroxymethyldihydropteridine diphosphokinase, with translation MATVYLGLGSNVGDRISYILKAIEKLEEFLEIEKISTVYESKAWGFENQGNFLNFVLKAKTSLLPQELLLKIKKVEKEVGRKERFKWGPREIDIDILLYKDEVIRTKLLKVPHPFLEKRDFFVYPLLEIEPNVIHPIYRKPLKEFKPENTLKPFCCILKV, from the coding sequence ATGGCTACAGTCTATTTAGGACTCGGGAGCAACGTAGGAGATAGGATATCTTACATACTTAAAGCGATAGAAAAACTTGAGGAATTTTTGGAAATAGAAAAAATATCCACAGTCTACGAAAGCAAAGCCTGGGGTTTTGAAAACCAAGGAAACTTTCTAAATTTCGTTTTAAAGGCAAAGACTTCTCTTCTCCCGCAGGAACTTCTTTTGAAGATAAAAAAAGTGGAAAAGGAAGTTGGACGAAAGGAAAGGTTTAAGTGGGGCCCGAGGGAAATAGACATAGATATACTCCTGTACAAAGATGAAGTCATCAGGACCAAACTCCTGAAAGTCCCCCATCCCTTTCTGGAAAAAAGGGATTTTTTCGTCTATCCACTACTTGAAATAGAACCGAATGTAATACATCCTATCTACAGAAAGCCTCTGAAGGAGTTTAAGCCCGAAAATACACTGAAACCTTTCTGCTGTATCTTAAAAGTATGA
- a CDS encoding sigma-54-dependent transcriptional regulator has product MKRVLVVDDEESITSSLSAILEEEGYHPDTAKTLREAEKKIKELFFPVIVLDVWMPDGDGVNFIDFIKENSPDSVVIVITGHGSVDTAVKAIKKGAYEFLEKPFSVERFLLTIKHAFEEYSKKAPPQEEIEFVGEHPKILEIKRLIPKIAKSKAPVLITGESGTGKEIVARLIHRYSGRKGAFVDLNCASIPQELAESELFGHEKGAFTGALTRKKGKLELADQGTLFLDEVGELDQRVQAKLLRVLETGSFTRLGGNQKIEVDIRVISATNKNLEEEIKKGNFREDLYYRLSVFQIYLPPLRERGKDVILLAEYFLKKFAKEYKKNCFELSEETKEYLMKQEWKGNVRELKNLIERAVILCEGEVIKPEDLGLKEKSWRDLSYLLKIKELKEAKKEFEKIFIEEKLREYDYDLKRTAEEIGIDLSNLYRKIKSLNIRVKSS; this is encoded by the coding sequence ATGAAGCGTGTTCTCGTTGTGGACGACGAAGAAAGTATTACTTCTTCTCTCTCCGCAATCCTTGAAGAAGAAGGATACCATCCAGATACGGCAAAGACGTTAAGGGAAGCGGAAAAGAAGATAAAGGAACTGTTCTTTCCCGTTATAGTCCTTGACGTTTGGATGCCCGACGGGGACGGTGTAAACTTTATAGATTTCATAAAAGAAAACTCTCCCGACAGCGTTGTCATAGTAATCACGGGACACGGGAGCGTGGACACAGCGGTAAAAGCGATAAAAAAGGGAGCTTACGAGTTCTTGGAAAAACCTTTTTCCGTTGAGAGATTTCTTCTTACGATAAAACACGCCTTTGAGGAGTACTCAAAGAAAGCCCCGCCTCAGGAGGAAATAGAGTTTGTAGGGGAACACCCGAAAATTCTGGAGATAAAGAGGCTTATACCCAAAATAGCGAAGAGCAAAGCTCCTGTCCTTATAACAGGAGAAAGCGGAACGGGAAAGGAAATAGTAGCGAGGTTAATACACAGGTACTCGGGAAGAAAGGGAGCTTTTGTAGACCTGAACTGTGCTTCAATTCCTCAGGAACTGGCGGAAAGTGAACTCTTTGGACACGAAAAGGGAGCCTTCACTGGAGCACTTACGAGAAAGAAGGGAAAATTAGAACTCGCCGATCAGGGAACCCTCTTTCTGGACGAGGTGGGAGAGCTTGACCAAAGGGTTCAGGCAAAACTCTTGAGGGTTCTGGAGACGGGAAGTTTTACAAGACTCGGAGGAAATCAAAAAATAGAAGTGGACATAAGGGTAATATCCGCAACGAATAAAAATCTGGAAGAAGAAATCAAGAAAGGAAACTTCAGGGAAGATCTTTACTACAGACTTTCTGTATTTCAAATATACCTCCCGCCACTCAGGGAAAGGGGAAAGGATGTTATCCTCCTCGCGGAGTACTTTCTAAAGAAGTTCGCAAAAGAGTATAAAAAGAACTGCTTTGAACTTTCCGAAGAGACGAAGGAATACTTAATGAAACAGGAGTGGAAAGGAAACGTAAGGGAATTAAAGAACTTAATAGAGAGGGCTGTTATTTTATGCGAAGGTGAAGTCATAAAACCTGAAGATCTGGGACTGAAGGAGAAAAGCTGGAGGGACTTATCTTACCTTCTTAAGATAAAAGAGCTAAAAGAAGCAAAAAAGGAATTTGAGAAGATATTTATCGAGGAAAAGTTAAGGGAGTACGATTACGACCTGAAAAGAACCGCGGAAGAAATAGGTATAGATCTTTCAAACTTGTACAGAAAAATAAAAAGTTTAAACATAAGAGTCAAAAGTTCATAA
- a CDS encoding 16S rRNA (uracil(1498)-N(3))-methyltransferase: protein MHVFYSEERRGNLLILREGEVKHFRVRRIEKDEEFGVIHEGKIYVCKVRREDKREISCEIVEELETKLPPKDITLYQSVTVDLKTMDTIVRQATELGVLTFVPIISERSFQKEEAILKKTEKWKRIVIEAMKQSRRPIPMEIKKPVRLSDLIPESEENIILDNFYEGVKPKDVNLEAKTYSVVVGPEGGFSKRESQILREKGFKSVLLEPYTLRTETAVVSIVSILMNF, encoded by the coding sequence ATGCACGTCTTTTACTCAGAAGAAAGGCGCGGAAACCTCCTTATTTTGAGGGAAGGAGAAGTAAAGCATTTTAGAGTAAGGAGGATTGAAAAAGACGAAGAGTTCGGAGTAATACACGAGGGAAAAATATACGTATGCAAGGTTCGGAGAGAAGACAAAAGGGAGATTTCCTGTGAAATCGTGGAAGAGCTGGAAACAAAACTGCCTCCAAAAGATATTACTCTGTATCAGAGTGTTACCGTTGATTTGAAAACTATGGATACAATAGTCAGGCAGGCAACGGAGCTGGGAGTTCTAACCTTTGTCCCCATTATCTCTGAAAGGAGTTTTCAAAAGGAAGAAGCCATACTGAAGAAAACCGAAAAGTGGAAGAGGATAGTTATAGAAGCTATGAAGCAGTCAAGAAGGCCTATCCCTATGGAAATAAAGAAACCCGTAAGGCTCTCTGATTTAATCCCAGAATCTGAGGAGAATATAATCCTTGACAACTTCTACGAAGGTGTAAAACCCAAAGACGTGAATTTAGAGGCAAAAACTTACTCGGTGGTAGTGGGTCCAGAGGGTGGATTTTCTAAGAGGGAAAGTCAAATACTGAGGGAAAAAGGATTTAAATCCGTTCTTTTAGAGCCATACACCCTGAGGACGGAAACAGCGGTCGTGAGTATAGTGTCTATTCTTATGAACTTTTGA
- the proC gene encoding pyrroline-5-carboxylate reductase, which translates to MRVGIVGFGNMGQAFALCFSKKLGKENIIVTDKVQEKRNLATEMGIAFASDVKFLADNSDVVLVAVKPKDSQEVLQKLKDYKGIILSIMAGVSIEKMEKILGKDKKIVRVMPNVNVAVGSGVMAITDNGNLSEEERSKVEELLLSCGTLYRIEERLFDAFTALAGSGPAFVFSFIDALALAGVHQGFSYEQALRIALDTVMGSAKLLKEFQVNPNELIAKVTSPGGTTIEGIKYLEEKGFKGTVMECINRTSQKAKKL; encoded by the coding sequence ATGCGCGTAGGGATAGTGGGTTTTGGGAATATGGGACAGGCTTTTGCCTTGTGCTTTTCAAAAAAACTCGGTAAAGAAAACATAATAGTCACGGACAAGGTTCAGGAAAAGAGAAACCTCGCAACGGAGATGGGAATAGCTTTTGCAAGTGATGTAAAATTCTTGGCGGACAACTCAGACGTTGTTCTCGTAGCGGTAAAGCCCAAGGACTCGCAGGAGGTTTTACAAAAACTAAAGGATTACAAAGGGATAATTCTCAGCATAATGGCGGGAGTGAGTATTGAGAAAATGGAAAAAATCTTAGGAAAGGATAAAAAGATAGTAAGGGTAATGCCAAACGTAAACGTGGCCGTGGGAAGCGGTGTTATGGCGATAACCGACAACGGGAACCTGAGCGAAGAAGAAAGAAGTAAAGTAGAGGAACTTCTGCTTTCCTGCGGAACTCTTTACCGTATAGAGGAAAGATTATTTGACGCCTTTACCGCACTTGCAGGAAGCGGACCCGCTTTCGTTTTCTCCTTTATAGACGCTCTGGCACTTGCGGGAGTCCATCAAGGTTTTTCTTACGAACAAGCCCTCAGGATAGCCCTTGACACGGTTATGGGTAGTGCAAAACTCTTGAAAGAGTTTCAGGTAAATCCTAACGAGCTCATAGCTAAGGTCACCTCTCCCGGCGGAACGACTATTGAAGGGATAAAGTACCTTGAGGAAAAGGGATTTAAAGGCACGGTTATGGAATGTATAAACAGGACTTCCCAGAAGGCAAAGAAGCTTTGA
- the pgeF gene encoding peptidoglycan editing factor PgeF, producing the protein MYKQDFPEGKEALNLEIRLGNKLVRFRKFTGKEKIYLPIQRHTDKVIKLIDKDSPPLEGDAVITNLKNVEIGVRTADCVPIILLGKEWVGAVHAGWRGLKKGIIAKTLKALKEEGEDDITALVFPSAKGCCYEVGKEFKEFFRRNLKERNGKLFFDPQREAVEQLRENGIKSILVWEKCTICSPELPSYRRDKTKERMLTSVVILF; encoded by the coding sequence ATGTATAAACAGGACTTCCCAGAAGGCAAAGAAGCTTTGAATTTAGAGATAAGGCTGGGAAATAAACTCGTAAGATTCAGGAAATTCACAGGAAAGGAAAAGATTTACCTTCCCATTCAAAGACACACCGATAAAGTTATAAAACTAATTGATAAAGACTCACCACCCCTTGAGGGAGATGCGGTAATAACGAACTTAAAGAACGTAGAAATTGGGGTAAGAACAGCGGATTGCGTGCCGATAATACTTCTTGGAAAGGAATGGGTAGGCGCGGTTCACGCAGGCTGGAGAGGGCTAAAAAAGGGGATAATAGCGAAAACCCTAAAAGCATTAAAAGAAGAAGGAGAAGACGACATTACGGCTTTAGTCTTTCCCTCCGCAAAGGGTTGTTGTTACGAAGTGGGAAAAGAGTTTAAAGAATTTTTCAGAAGGAATTTAAAGGAAAGAAACGGAAAGCTTTTCTTTGATCCTCAGAGGGAAGCTGTAGAACAACTAAGGGAGAACGGAATAAAGAGTATTCTTGTATGGGAAAAGTGCACTATATGTTCTCCGGAGCTACCCTCCTACAGGAGGGATAAAACGAAAGAAAGAATGCTTACAAGCGTCGTTATACTGTTTTAA
- the rsgA gene encoding ribosome small subunit-dependent GTPase A: MDSIYRDAGYDVLKVSAKTGEGIDELVDYLEGFICILAGPSGVGKSSILSRLTGEELRTQEVSEKTERGRHTTTGVRLIPFGKGSFVGDTPGFSKVEATMFVKPREVRNYFREFLRYQCKYPDCTHTNEPGCAVKEAVKNGEISCERYKSYLKIIKVYLEEIKELCRED; the protein is encoded by the coding sequence ATGGATAGCATTTACAGGGATGCGGGCTACGACGTTCTCAAGGTAAGCGCTAAAACGGGAGAGGGAATAGATGAACTAGTTGATTACCTTGAAGGTTTTATATGCATTTTGGCGGGACCCTCGGGTGTAGGTAAGAGCTCAATCCTTTCAAGGCTCACGGGAGAAGAGTTGAGAACGCAGGAAGTAAGCGAAAAAACGGAAAGAGGAAGACATACCACCACGGGAGTCAGGTTAATTCCCTTCGGAAAGGGATCCTTTGTAGGGGACACTCCCGGATTTTCAAAGGTTGAGGCTACGATGTTCGTAAAACCAAGAGAAGTGAGAAATTACTTCAGGGAGTTTTTAAGGTATCAGTGTAAGTACCCTGACTGCACGCATACGAACGAACCGGGCTGTGCTGTAAAAGAAGCAGTAAAGAACGGAGAAATTTCGTGTGAGAGGTATAAAAGCTATTTGAAGATAATAAAGGTTTATCTGGAAGAAATAAAAGAACTTTGCAGGGAAGATTAA
- the rsgA gene encoding GTPase RsgA, which yields MGKKELKRGLVVDREAQMIGVYLFEDGKTYRGIPRGKVLKKTKINAGDYVWGEVVDPNTFAIEEVEERKNLLIRPKVANVDRVIIVETLKMPEFNNYLLDNMLVVYEYFKVEPVIVFNKIDLLNEEEKKELERWIAFTGMRATTFSR from the coding sequence ATTGAAAAGGGGACTCGTCGTAGACAGGGAAGCCCAGATGATAGGCGTTTACCTGTTTGAGGACGGCAAAACTTACAGGGGAATTCCGAGGGGAAAAGTTCTGAAGAAGACAAAAATTAACGCCGGTGATTACGTCTGGGGAGAGGTTGTAGATCCGAATACCTTTGCGATAGAAGAGGTAGAGGAAAGGAAAAACCTCCTCATAAGACCCAAAGTCGCAAACGTTGACAGAGTAATAATAGTTGAAACTTTAAAAATGCCAGAATTCAACAACTACCTGCTTGACAACATGCTAGTCGTTTACGAATACTTCAAAGTAGAACCCGTAATAGTGTTTAACAAAATAGATCTTTTGAACGAAGAGGAAAAGAAGGAACTTGAAAGATGGATAGCATTTACAGGGATGCGGGCTACGACGTTCTCAAGGTAA